CGACGCCGTCCAGCTGGGAAAGCTGCTGCACCCGTCGAGGAGGTCCTGCACCAGCGGCACGCCCACGCCGATGTCGAGCGGCTCATCGACGTTGTAGCGGTGCTGGGGATCGTTGTTCTCGTCGCAGTACACCGAAGCCGACGGACCGCACCGCTCCGGGCCGTTGTTGTCCGGGTTGGCCCAGTCGTGCACGTGCACCCGGTCGGCGTAGTTGGCGCCCGAGCCCGACGAGCCCATGTCGATGTTACCGTTGGAGGCCACGATCCCGAAGCACTGCGGCGACGGGCCCGGGCAGCGCTGCTGCGTCGCGCTGCTGTAGGAGTCGGCACTGTTGCCGCCCTGGAAGTTCACGCCCAGGTGGGTCGCCAGCGAGGTGTCGAAGATCGGTCGGTCGGCGAGCTCGGCGACGACCGTCCGGCTGGCGTCGTTGGGGCCAGTGCCGGTGGACGTCACGACCCACGGGCCGGTCTCGTCCGCGCGGGTGGCCGACCAGGTGTAGTCGTAGCCGTTGGCGGTGCCGCTGCCCGTCGCGCTGTCGCCGACGATCAAATTGCTGTTCAGTTCAAACGCGGCCTCCTCGACCCCCGCCTCGGCAGCGTGCACGACCGTGGTGAACGCACCATCGCGCTGCACGGAGCGCTGCTCCGCGGTCGTGCGCGCGTAGAGCATGCTCGTCAGGCCGGCCATGATGATGACCACCAGCAGAGCCAGCGGCACCGAACCGCGCTCGCCGCCGAGGATGGTGCGCACGGCCGTGCTCATCGCTGTCTCCTTGGCTCAGGCATTACGCAGCGTCACCCGGGTGGCCACCTCGATCGGGGACCGCCCACCCTCCAGGGCGTGACGCACGGTCAGGTGCACCTCGGCGACCTGGTCCAGCGCGGCCTCGAGCACCGCCGTGGATATGAAGGTGCCGGACCCGTCGGTGCACCCGGTGATGCACGACCCGTCGGCGGCGTAGTAGGCGAACAGGGGCTGCGTGCCGTCGGTGACGATCTCGGTCAGCAGGGTGCGGGTGACATCGCTGACGGGCGCGTCCGCCGGGTCCGCCCCGGCCGCCCACACGCGTCGTCGTTCTGTGAGCACCCCATCGGTCACGGTGAAGGTGAGGCGCATCCGCTGGACAGGGTCGCCACGGAAGACGTCGGTCTCCAGGCTGGACGGCGACGCGGCGCCCAAGGCCGCGCCGGTGATGTCGCGGGAGTCCCCGGCCCGGATCTCGCGGCTGACGCCGGCGACGGCCTGGTGGATGGCGGTCAGCGCCGTGATGCGGGACTCGGTGTGGCGCGTCACCTCGTGCGCGGACACCACGCCGGTGGCGACGATGGTGCCCACCACCAGCAGCAGCACCGCCGCCACCATCAGCTCGACCAGGCTCACGCCTGTCTCGTCGTGGCAGCGGGCCCGCAGACCCCCGATCAACACGTATCTCCCACGAGCTGGACTTCGAGCACGGTGCTGCGGCTGACCGTCGCACCGTCGGACCCCCGCTGGCCCGCGGTGGTGATGGTGTTCGAGCCGGGGGCGAGGGAGCCGCCGGGAATGGTGGCGGTCAGCAGCGAGCCGCCGGCAGTGGCCGTGGTCTGCTGGGCGTTCACCGTCCCGCTCTCGTACGTCACGGTGACGGTGTCCTCGTCGACGAGCCCATCGATCTCGGTGTCGATGTCGACCGGGTCCACCAGGCTGGTGACGCACACCGTCGAGGTCACCGAGACCACCGCCAGCGGCTGCAGGAAGCGCACGAGCGTGCTGCCGATCACCTCCTGCTCGTAGGGCGAGGCCCGCGTGGCCACGAAGGTGAACAGCACGTCGCCGTTCGGAAAGGTGTGCCCGTCCGCGGCGGTCACCGTCCCCGACCAGTTCAGATGGTCACTGCTGACGAGCGACCGCTCGGTCACGTCGGTCACGCCACGCTGCACGTAGCGGGCCGCGACGAAGTCGGCCTCAGCCGACGTCAGCGCCGTGAGGGCGAGGCTGTCGTTCAGGGTGGTGTCGAGGGTCCCGTCACTGTTGATGTAGACCAGCTCGGGCGCCACCCCCAGCAGGCTCAGGACGAAGTCGCTGCCGGGCGCCTCGTCGGGGGTGGGGCTGCGCAGCGAGTCGACGCTCACGCTGCGTGCCTGCCCGCGGTCGGACCAGTCCAGGGCCACGCGCAGCTGCTTGTAGTCCTGGGCGGCCGAGGTCTGAGTGTTGTCGATCCACACGATGGAGCGGCGCACCGTGACCGTCAGGCCGGATGCGTCGAGCGTCTCCTCCGGCAGGGGGGCGCGGGCATCCACAGGGCGCTGGCTGGCCAGCAGCACGGTGTCCGGCGGGATGGCCCCGTCGAAGTCGTCGTCGTAGAAGCCCACCTCGTCGAAGGCCAGCACCCGCAGGTTCTCCAACTCCTCGTTGGCCAGGGCGGTCGCCTTGGTGCGGCTCTCGGCGTTCTGCACCGAGACCAGCGCGGTGGTGAAGAAGCTCGCCGACGCGCTCATGACCACGCCGAGGATCACGAACGCAACGAGCATCTCCACGAGAGAGATGCCGTCGTCGCCGTCGAGGCGACGGCGCAGGCGGGTGAGCATCGGGGCACGCTTCCGGTCGAGGATGGATTCCGTCCTTCTCCGGTGTCGACAAGTAGAGTCCGAACCTTGAGCGGCACACCCAGCGGCGTGGCGTTCACCACCCGTGGGTTCGGGGGCCGGCCCCACGCAAGCGGCACGCGCCGCCCGCCCAGCCTCAGGGCGTGCCGGCCTCGTCGCGCCAG
The sequence above is a segment of the Egibacteraceae bacterium genome. Coding sequences within it:
- a CDS encoding prepilin-type N-terminal cleavage/methylation domain-containing protein — its product is MLTRLRRRLDGDDGISLVEMLVAFVILGVVMSASASFFTTALVSVQNAESRTKATALANEELENLRVLAFDEVGFYDDDFDGAIPPDTVLLASQRPVDARAPLPEETLDASGLTVTVRRSIVWIDNTQTSAAQDYKQLRVALDWSDRGQARSVSVDSLRSPTPDEAPGSDFVLSLLGVAPELVYINSDGTLDTTLNDSLALTALTSAEADFVAARYVQRGVTDVTERSLVSSDHLNWSGTVTAADGHTFPNGDVLFTFVATRASPYEQEVIGSTLVRFLQPLAVVSVTSTVCVTSLVDPVDIDTEIDGLVDEDTVTVTYESGTVNAQQTTATAGGSLLTATIPGGSLAPGSNTITTAGQRGSDGATVSRSTVLEVQLVGDTC